Proteins from a single region of Desulfovibrio sp. JC022:
- the ilvB gene encoding biosynthetic-type acetolactate synthase large subunit gives MELTGAQIFLECLKKEGVDVVFGFPGGAVIDIYDELPNYPFKHILVRHEQGAIHAADGYARATGDVGVCLVTSGPGATNTVTGIATAYMDSIPVVIFTGQVPTPLIGNDAFQEVDIVGITRPCTKHNYLVKDIKDLAYTVRQAFYLARTGRPGPVLVDLPKDIMQQKFEFEWPEDVSLRSYNPNLTPHARQIKKVAKLIEGAERPLIYAGGGVISSGAEDELTWLAKSLNIPVTATLMGLGAFPGDDPLWLGMLGMHGTYAANMAINNADLVLAIGARFDDRVTGKVSTFAPKATLVHIDIDPTSIQKNVAVHVPLVADCKSALSALKSEMEPNLDSIDWEVAHAVWVRQVQEWSETHPLRYKKSDTDYIKPQRVVEKVYEISKGEAIVATEVGQNQMWAAQFYKFKRSKSFLSSGGLGTMGFGFPAAIGAQMAFPDKLVVNIAGDGSIQMNIQEMMTAVCNNLPVKIVILNNGYLGMVRQWQELFYNCNYSETCMDAQPDFVKLAEAYGAAGYRVTEEKDLEPMLKEAFSNGKPTIIDVRVDPQENVYPMVPAGASLTEMLLV, from the coding sequence ATGGAGCTCACCGGAGCTCAGATATTTCTTGAATGTCTGAAAAAGGAGGGTGTGGACGTCGTATTCGGATTCCCAGGTGGAGCCGTTATTGATATTTACGACGAATTGCCCAATTATCCGTTTAAGCACATACTTGTAAGGCACGAACAGGGTGCAATCCATGCTGCGGACGGCTATGCACGCGCCACCGGCGATGTAGGAGTCTGCCTCGTGACATCAGGTCCCGGAGCGACCAACACTGTTACCGGCATAGCAACGGCGTACATGGATTCAATCCCGGTGGTTATTTTCACCGGGCAGGTTCCCACTCCGCTGATCGGAAACGATGCGTTTCAGGAAGTGGATATCGTAGGAATCACCCGTCCCTGCACGAAGCATAATTACTTGGTAAAGGACATCAAAGACCTTGCCTACACTGTCCGACAGGCCTTTTATCTGGCCCGCACCGGACGTCCCGGCCCGGTTCTGGTTGACCTGCCTAAAGATATTATGCAGCAGAAATTTGAGTTCGAATGGCCTGAGGATGTGTCGCTACGGAGCTATAACCCGAATCTGACACCGCATGCGCGGCAGATTAAAAAAGTCGCGAAATTGATCGAAGGCGCAGAAAGGCCCTTGATTTATGCCGGCGGAGGGGTTATCAGCTCTGGAGCTGAGGATGAATTGACATGGCTCGCCAAGAGCCTGAACATTCCGGTGACCGCTACCCTTATGGGGCTGGGCGCCTTTCCCGGAGATGATCCCCTTTGGCTGGGGATGCTGGGAATGCACGGCACCTACGCCGCAAACATGGCAATAAATAACGCGGACCTCGTCCTGGCAATCGGGGCGAGGTTCGATGACCGTGTTACCGGTAAGGTCAGCACATTTGCCCCTAAAGCCACTCTTGTTCACATCGATATTGACCCCACTTCAATTCAGAAGAACGTAGCCGTACACGTGCCTCTGGTCGCTGACTGTAAAAGCGCACTGTCTGCATTAAAGAGTGAAATGGAACCGAATCTTGATTCCATTGACTGGGAAGTTGCCCACGCCGTATGGGTCAGACAGGTTCAGGAATGGTCCGAAACTCATCCTCTGCGTTATAAAAAGAGCGATACCGATTACATCAAGCCTCAGCGTGTCGTGGAGAAAGTCTACGAAATAAGCAAAGGCGAAGCTATTGTCGCTACTGAAGTGGGCCAGAACCAGATGTGGGCCGCACAGTTCTATAAGTTTAAACGCTCCAAATCATTCCTTTCATCAGGTGGTCTCGGAACCATGGGCTTCGGTTTTCCCGCAGCTATCGGTGCTCAGATGGCCTTCCCGGACAAGCTTGTGGTGAATATTGCCGGTGACGGTTCTATTCAGATGAATATTCAGGAAATGATGACGGCTGTCTGCAACAACCTTCCCGTAAAAATTGTTATCTTGAATAACGGCTATCTCGGAATGGTCCGCCAGTGGCAGGAGCTTTTTTACAATTGCAACTACAGTGAAACCTGTATGGATGCCCAGCCGGACTTCGTAAAACTTGCCGAAGCATACGGAGCCGCCGGTTACAGGGTTACTGAAGAAAAAGACCTCGAACCGATGCTCAAGGAAGCTTTTTCCAACGGAAAGCCCACCATCATCGATGTCCGTGTAGATCCGCAGGAGAACGTGTATCCCATGGTTCCCGCCGGTGCTTCATTAACCGAAATGCTGCTCGTTTAG
- a CDS encoding RNA-binding protein: protein MSKNIYVGNLPWSASEEDVRSAFEEFGEVVSVKLINDRETGRPRGFGFVEMEDNGAIKAIESLDGTDFGGRNLKVNEARPREERPRRW, encoded by the coding sequence ATGTCGAAAAACATTTACGTGGGTAATCTGCCTTGGAGTGCTTCTGAGGAAGATGTTAGGTCAGCTTTTGAAGAATTTGGTGAAGTGGTTTCTGTTAAACTCATCAATGATCGTGAAACAGGCCGTCCCCGCGGATTCGGTTTTGTTGAAATGGAAGACAATGGTGCAATCAAAGCTATCGAAAGCCTTGATGGTACTGACTTCGGTGGCCGTAACTTGAAAGTTAATGAAGCCCGTCCGAGAGAAGAGCGTCCTAGACGCTGGTAA
- a CDS encoding STAS domain-containing protein has protein sequence MILSQEKVGDFVILRVDENRVDATNSSALQELVSSLVAEGERKFVLDLSSVVFMDSCGLAGLIPATHELPGDGCFLLTGLHPKVEQIFRLTKLDTIFDIYPSVDEALMS, from the coding sequence ATGATTTTGTCTCAGGAAAAGGTCGGGGACTTTGTCATTTTGCGTGTTGATGAAAATAGGGTTGATGCAACTAATTCTTCTGCGTTGCAGGAGCTAGTTTCTTCGCTGGTAGCTGAGGGGGAGCGAAAGTTTGTGTTGGACCTGTCATCTGTTGTTTTTATGGATTCCTGCGGTCTTGCCGGATTGATTCCAGCTACACACGAACTTCCCGGTGACGGGTGTTTTCTACTTACCGGACTGCATCCCAAGGTGGAGCAGATTTTCAGGCTTACCAAGCTGGATACCATTTTCGATATATACCCTTCCGTTGATGAAGCCCTGATGTCTTGA
- the nhaB gene encoding sodium/proton antiporter NhaB — MTQSLAKTFVNTFLGHAPMWYKLTILAFLIINPVIMVTAGPFIAGWVLIAEFIFTLTMALKCYPLPAGGLLAMEAVLIGLTTPETIYHEAHHNFEVILLLIFMVAGIYFMKDFLQFTFTRILVNVRSKKLISLLFCFAGAFLSAFLDALTVTAVIMAVALGFYSVYHKYVSSGADKGSHSLDSDLHLKEKNREELKEFRGFLRNLMMHGAVGTALGGVCTLVGEPQNLLIGSEMGWHFIPFAINVAPVTMPVFVIGMLTCLLTEQFKICGYGFTLPGNIRSFLFEEAMRQEEKQGQAGKVKLIIQALIGVWLILALAFHLAAVGIVGLSIIVLLTAFTGVIEESRIGPAFEEALPFTALLVVFFAVVAVIHSQELFKPIISYVLSMQGQAQLMAYYVANGVLSAISDNVFVATVYISETKMHFVQVLNAIPGIGMTGQELMAKLTDPHAVRADVIATLPQAAGAQVQAAMHQFDKLAVAINTGTNIPSVATPNGQAAFLFLLTSAVAPVIRLSYGRMVLLALPYTITMSITGLLAVDWFL; from the coding sequence ATGACACAATCATTGGCAAAGACTTTTGTGAATACCTTTCTGGGCCATGCCCCGATGTGGTACAAACTGACTATTCTGGCCTTCCTGATCATCAATCCGGTGATTATGGTGACCGCCGGGCCTTTCATTGCCGGATGGGTTCTCATTGCAGAATTCATCTTTACACTGACTATGGCACTGAAGTGTTACCCCCTACCGGCAGGCGGACTGCTGGCCATGGAAGCCGTACTTATCGGGCTGACCACCCCTGAAACCATTTACCACGAAGCACATCATAACTTTGAAGTTATTCTGCTGCTGATCTTCATGGTTGCCGGTATTTACTTCATGAAGGACTTCCTGCAATTCACCTTCACCCGTATTCTGGTCAACGTACGCTCCAAGAAACTGATCTCCCTGCTTTTCTGCTTTGCAGGAGCGTTTCTATCCGCATTCCTTGATGCACTGACAGTCACCGCTGTTATCATGGCCGTGGCATTGGGATTTTACAGCGTTTACCATAAGTATGTTTCAAGCGGCGCGGATAAAGGCTCCCACAGCCTTGATTCCGACCTGCACCTCAAAGAGAAGAACCGCGAAGAACTCAAAGAATTCCGCGGCTTCCTGCGCAACCTGATGATGCACGGTGCTGTCGGTACTGCTCTAGGCGGCGTATGCACCCTCGTCGGTGAGCCCCAGAACCTGCTCATCGGCAGCGAAATGGGTTGGCACTTTATTCCTTTTGCCATCAACGTAGCCCCTGTAACCATGCCTGTTTTTGTAATCGGCATGCTGACCTGCCTTCTGACTGAACAGTTTAAAATTTGCGGATATGGATTCACCCTCCCCGGCAACATTCGCTCCTTCCTTTTTGAGGAAGCCATGCGTCAGGAAGAAAAGCAGGGTCAGGCGGGTAAGGTTAAGCTGATAATTCAAGCCCTCATCGGCGTCTGGCTGATTCTCGCGCTGGCATTCCACCTGGCCGCCGTAGGTATTGTCGGTCTTTCTATCATCGTACTGCTGACCGCCTTCACCGGCGTTATCGAAGAAAGCCGCATCGGCCCCGCATTTGAAGAGGCCCTGCCTTTCACCGCTCTGCTGGTGGTATTCTTCGCTGTCGTTGCCGTTATCCACTCTCAGGAGCTCTTCAAGCCGATTATCTCATACGTACTCAGCATGCAGGGTCAGGCCCAGCTCATGGCCTATTACGTGGCAAACGGGGTGCTCTCCGCCATCTCCGATAACGTATTCGTAGCAACCGTCTACATCTCCGAAACCAAGATGCATTTTGTACAGGTACTCAATGCCATCCCCGGTATCGGCATGACCGGTCAGGAGCTCATGGCCAAACTGACCGACCCCCACGCAGTGCGCGCAGACGTTATCGCCACACTGCCGCAGGCAGCAGGTGCTCAGGTTCAAGCCGCCATGCACCAGTTTGACAAGCTTGCCGTAGCTATCAACACCGGAACCAACATTCCTTCCGTTGCAACTCCCAACGGTCAGGCCGCATTCCTATTCCTGCTGACCAGCGCAGTCGCCCCGGTCATCAGGCTTTCATACGGCAGAATGGTTCTGCTGGCACTGCCCTACACCATCACCATGTCCATCACCGGACTGCTGGCTGTAGACTGGTTCCTGTAA
- a CDS encoding DUF465 domain-containing protein: protein MEQRDIDQIEQLVGQDSEINALWNQHNEYKKLIDKMEAKSYLSETETQEVKELKKKKLAGKTKLQALLDKHK, encoded by the coding sequence ATGGAACAGAGAGACATTGATCAGATCGAGCAGCTAGTGGGCCAGGACAGCGAAATTAACGCTCTATGGAATCAGCACAACGAATACAAGAAACTCATCGATAAAATGGAAGCCAAGAGCTACCTGAGTGAAACTGAGACTCAGGAAGTTAAAGAATTGAAAAAGAAAAAACTCGCTGGAAAGACAAAGCTGCAAGCTTTGCTCGACAAGCATAAATAA
- the ilvC gene encoding ketol-acid reductoisomerase, giving the protein MKVYYENDADLGLLKDKTVAIIGYGSQGHAHAQNLRDSGVKVVVGQRPGGANYELAKEHGFEPVSAAEASAQADLIMILLPDQVQAEVYKNDIAPNLKPGNVLAFGHGFNIHFEQIAAPADVDVIMAAPKGPGHLVRRTYTEGGAVPAIIAVDQDASGKAFDIALAYAKGIGATRSGVLQTTFREETETDLFGEQAVLCGGLSELIKAGFETLVEAGYKPEIAYFECLHECKLIIDLIYEGGLAKMRDSISDTAEYGDLTRGPRVINEESRKEMKKILKEIQQGEFAREFIAENMTGKAHFSAMRRIGKEHQIEQVGGELRKMMSWLKK; this is encoded by the coding sequence ATGAAAGTTTATTATGAAAATGACGCTGATCTGGGTCTGCTCAAAGACAAGACAGTTGCCATCATCGGTTACGGTAGCCAGGGCCATGCCCATGCACAGAACCTTCGTGATTCCGGTGTTAAAGTTGTCGTTGGTCAGCGTCCCGGCGGCGCAAACTACGAGCTTGCCAAAGAACACGGTTTCGAACCTGTCAGTGCTGCTGAAGCTTCAGCGCAGGCCGATCTTATCATGATCCTTCTGCCCGACCAGGTTCAGGCTGAAGTCTACAAGAACGACATCGCACCCAACCTTAAGCCCGGCAACGTTCTTGCTTTCGGTCACGGTTTTAATATTCATTTCGAACAGATCGCCGCTCCTGCGGACGTTGACGTTATCATGGCCGCTCCCAAGGGACCCGGTCATCTCGTACGCCGCACCTACACTGAAGGCGGAGCTGTTCCCGCAATCATCGCTGTTGATCAGGATGCTTCCGGTAAAGCTTTTGACATCGCTCTTGCTTACGCAAAAGGTATCGGCGCGACCCGTTCCGGCGTATTGCAGACCACTTTCCGCGAAGAAACCGAAACCGACCTTTTTGGTGAGCAGGCAGTTCTCTGCGGCGGTCTCTCCGAGCTGATTAAAGCCGGTTTTGAAACCCTCGTTGAAGCTGGCTACAAGCCTGAAATCGCTTACTTTGAGTGCCTGCATGAGTGCAAACTGATCATCGACCTCATTTATGAAGGTGGTCTTGCCAAGATGCGTGATTCCATCTCTGATACTGCTGAGTACGGTGACCTTACTCGTGGTCCCCGTGTTATCAACGAGGAAAGCCGCAAGGAAATGAAAAAAATCCTCAAGGAAATCCAGCAGGGTGAGTTCGCTAGAGAATTCATCGCTGAGAATATGACCGGCAAGGCTCACTTCAGTGCAATGCGCCGCATCGGCAAAGAGCACCAGATTGAGCAGGTTGGTGGTGAGCTCCGCAAAATGATGAGCTGGCTCAAGAAATAG
- a CDS encoding DUF167 domain-containing protein, giving the protein MNEVITELPSYIRPCGHGSWRVSVWVQPGARNEGVTGEYQDSVRVRINAPAVDNKANKALALFVATRLGLKKRNISIASGHTNRKKVLLVESDVEPRWEGIIPARA; this is encoded by the coding sequence GTGAACGAAGTTATTACTGAACTCCCCTCTTACATCAGACCCTGCGGACATGGTTCGTGGAGGGTCTCCGTATGGGTGCAGCCCGGTGCCAGGAATGAGGGTGTTACCGGGGAGTATCAGGACAGTGTGCGCGTGCGTATAAACGCGCCCGCTGTGGATAACAAAGCCAACAAGGCTCTTGCCCTATTTGTCGCGACCCGTTTGGGTCTAAAAAAGAGAAATATTTCCATTGCATCAGGACATACCAACCGTAAAAAGGTTTTACTGGTGGAGTCCGATGTTGAACCGCGCTGGGAAGGGATAATCCCTGCCCGCGCCTGA
- the ilvN gene encoding acetolactate synthase small subunit: MRHTLSVTVENEPGVLSRVAGLFSGRGFNIESLNVAPTLEEGVSHMTITTIGDEHIVEQIVKQLRKLVTVIKVVDLIEHSSVEREMVLIKVNAEDAKRAEILRIVDIFRCKVVDVSVDELSIEVTGDHGKIEALINLLGRFGIKEVARTGTVAMKRALQV; the protein is encoded by the coding sequence ATGAGACATACTTTATCCGTGACAGTTGAAAACGAGCCCGGGGTTCTTTCCAGAGTTGCAGGACTGTTCAGCGGGCGAGGATTCAACATTGAATCACTCAACGTTGCTCCCACCCTTGAGGAGGGAGTTTCCCATATGACCATCACAACCATAGGCGACGAGCATATTGTGGAGCAGATTGTAAAGCAGCTCCGCAAGCTGGTCACTGTTATCAAGGTCGTGGATCTTATCGAGCATAGCTCGGTGGAACGGGAGATGGTACTGATCAAGGTTAATGCCGAAGACGCCAAGCGTGCTGAAATTCTACGTATTGTAGATATCTTTCGCTGCAAGGTTGTTGATGTCAGCGTGGACGAACTGTCCATTGAAGTCACTGGCGATCATGGCAAAATTGAAGCTTTGATCAATCTTCTGGGTCGGTTCGGTATTAAGGAAGTCGCCCGCACAGGCACCGTAGCCATGAAGCGTGCTCTGCAAGTTTAG
- a CDS encoding YciI family protein, with protein MYILNLRYIKPLEEIDALLDEHIKFLEKHYDQGIFIASGRKVPRTGGVILTKNITLEKLEKAINEDPFKREGVAEYEIIQFIPTMMADGYEILKDELE; from the coding sequence ATGTATATACTCAATTTACGCTATATTAAGCCGCTGGAAGAGATTGACGCCCTACTGGATGAGCATATCAAATTCCTTGAAAAGCATTATGACCAAGGAATTTTCATCGCTTCCGGACGCAAAGTGCCGCGCACCGGCGGAGTAATCCTCACAAAAAATATTACCCTGGAAAAACTTGAAAAAGCCATAAACGAAGATCCCTTCAAACGGGAAGGAGTGGCAGAATACGAAATAATCCAGTTCATCCCCACAATGATGGCAGACGGCTATGAAATCTTGAAAGATGAACTAGAATAA
- the tsaA gene encoding tRNA (N6-threonylcarbamoyladenosine(37)-N6)-methyltransferase TrmO codes for MNTELKIIGHIHSTIKDRDNAPKQGSEGGVEATVEIREKYRESLDGLKEGADILLFTWFHKADRSYQKVHPRGDESRPKRGVFSTRSPDRPNPIGLHPVTITAIDGCKIKVRPMEAIDGTPLVDIKNAQR; via the coding sequence ATGAATACAGAATTAAAAATAATCGGCCACATCCACTCAACTATCAAGGATAGGGATAATGCCCCCAAGCAAGGCAGCGAAGGCGGCGTAGAAGCTACAGTGGAAATTAGAGAAAAATACAGGGAATCACTGGACGGACTGAAAGAAGGAGCAGACATATTGCTCTTCACCTGGTTCCACAAAGCAGATCGGAGCTATCAGAAAGTTCACCCGCGCGGCGATGAATCACGCCCGAAACGAGGGGTCTTTTCCACCCGTTCCCCGGACAGACCAAATCCCATCGGCCTGCACCCGGTGACCATCACCGCCATTGACGGCTGCAAAATAAAAGTCCGCCCTATGGAAGCCATAGACGGAACACCGCTAGTGGACATAAAAAATGCCCAGCGCTAA
- the infA gene encoding translation initiation factor IF-1, with protein MAKEEGIAVNGTVEEALPNAMFRVELENGHEVLAHISGKMRKFRIRVMPGDKVTVELSPYDLTRGRITYRPR; from the coding sequence TTGGCTAAAGAAGAAGGAATTGCAGTTAATGGCACCGTGGAAGAAGCTCTCCCTAACGCAATGTTTCGCGTAGAGCTTGAAAACGGTCATGAGGTTTTGGCTCACATCTCCGGCAAGATGCGTAAATTCCGCATCAGGGTTATGCCCGGTGACAAGGTTACTGTAGAGCTTTCCCCTTATGATCTTACTCGCGGCAGAATTACTTACCGTCCCCGGTAG